The sequence below is a genomic window from Hevea brasiliensis isolate MT/VB/25A 57/8 unplaced genomic scaffold, ASM3005281v1 Scaf22, whole genome shotgun sequence.
TATCTTAGCAACTAAGAAGGTAAGACATGAAAAATCTTTTTTAATTCATTTGTCCTGTATACTCATAGCTTTTTATTCTTTGTATTAGGTGAACAAAGCAGTGGAAGGTATATGCTTGGATACTTCTAAAATGGGAATGACACGCTTGAATTCTGCAACCTTCTCACAAATGCCTAACTTAAGATTACTCAAATTTTTTAGGCATTCAAATAAAAAGGACTCAACTCCTGAAACCTTCATACTTGAATCTGCTAAAAAGAATCATCTGCAGAATCTTCCTAACAAGTTGAGTTTACTACATTGGGAGGAATATCCTTACTGTTCTCTGCCCTTATGTTTTTCCATGGAGAACCTTGTTTTACTCAATTTGGAAGATAGGGACGTTAAATGACTTTGGCATGGAGATAAGGTATgctttaaaatattgatttttcaaTTTGACCAAGAGAAAAAGGGCATACATACTGACTTGAAAGTTGAATTTGTTGTGCCAATGTGCATGCCTTAACTTTAAAATCTCATTTAATGGAAAGTACAATTTTTTATATGTTTTTCTTTTGTTCACAGATTTATTTTGTTGGAATTTTTTTACTAGATTTTATGTAAACATTATGT
It includes:
- the LOC110662838 gene encoding disease resistance-like protein DSC1; this translates as MLHVLPTIVLDKLRRKKVFIVLDDVNDSEQLEALAGYHGWHGSGSRVIVTSRDKEVIVISGKVIVVNNKLEMHDLIQEMGQHIAWHEHSRLWEFTKICDILATKKVNKAVEGICLDTSKMGMTRLNSATFSQMPNLRLLKFFRHSNKKDSTPETFILESAKKNHLQNLPNKLSLLHWEEYPYCSLPLCFSMENLVLLNLEDRDVK